One Chaetodon trifascialis isolate fChaTrf1 chromosome 13, fChaTrf1.hap1, whole genome shotgun sequence DNA segment encodes these proteins:
- the LOC139340901 gene encoding ligand-dependent corepressor isoform X3, translating into MASQCKRQQCTIDRRGFRQELDSWRHKLIHCVGFESILEGLFGPELVEDLKLFKDLEPTAVSDWSFDENCLFCCLRRDKVKEHLIGLSDEGLEDTPKPLLVKDQTAISRLEKQAEEFLNAVLCRKDVPNFSDPHIPVVAREILQRMIRQFAAEYTSKTSPPQDSCSDSQPLSDQSLPTPPLLSGAPPSTSPADTVAGPAHNQNPVLSKLLMADQDAPLDLTIKKPLAVPCDQDGVLDLSIKKNRYSSGLPVRSPYLSPATSTHKGRSLRADGQVGLFMRSLQDGRRRENIGHSIRYKPSSSLAYSLHIKEEADLESDPESPLSHNQGSRPTDLFRNGSASRNSKTHFGALVKLKTNSEATERLKDIPRLLEAAGLLTKSLAYEKGNLQEACRDRSLSLSQSPSFDLKIPQVRVLSTGTDQSWDSLSTEYSGSLCENGVGKALCSILPRQIQKKSSGGLSSSGLEKEYWPYDTDRQALGVNCPLDSESDLGNKQPRKKRGRYRQYNTELLEEAILVVMGGKMSVSKAQSIYGIPHSTLEYKVKERMGTLKHPPKKKLKLMNQIEEQDVSRSPKRKEFQNSQHIVSEKNESPSEENGNDLHDGNLSSNE; encoded by the exons ATGGCGAGTCAGTGTAAAAGGCAGCAATGCACAATCGACAGGCGCGGCTTTCGGCAGGAACTTGACTCGTGGCGACATAAACTCATTCACTGTGTAG GTTTTGAGAGCATTCTTGAAGGTCTGTTTGGTCCAGAGCTGGTAGAAGACCTAAAATTATTTAAGG ACCTTGAGCCTACTGCAGTGTCTGACTGGTCATTCGATGAAAACTGTCTATTCTGCTGTTTGAGACGAGACAAAGTAAAG GAACACTTAATTGGCTTAAGTGACGAGGGGCTTGAAGATACACCTAAACCTCTCCTGGTTAAAGATCAGACCGCAATCAGCAGACTAGAGAAGCAAGCCGAGGAATTTCTCAATGCAGTCCTCTGCAGAAAAG aTGTGCCAAATTTCTCGGACCCACACATTCCTGTAGTGGCTCGAGAGATCCTTCAGAGAATGATCCGACAATTTGCTGCCGAATATACCTCAAAAACCAGCCCCCCTCAGGACAGTTGCTCAGattctcagcctctctctgacCAAAGCCTGCCGACCCCACCCTTGCTCTCAGGGGCTCCTCCTTCTACCAGCCCTGCTGACACAGTGGCTGGGCCTGCACACAACCAGAACCCCGTCCTTAGCAAGCTCCTCATGGCCGACCAGGATGCTCCTCTTGACCTTACCATCAAGAAGCCCCTGGCTGTGCCTTGTGACCAAG ATGGCGTTCTTGACTTATCTATCAAAAAGAATCGCTACAGCAGCGGCCTGCCTGTCCGTAGTCCCTACCTTTCTCCAGCCACATCCACCCACAAAGG GCGATCCTTGAGAGCGGACGGACAAGTCGGGCTGTTTATGAGGAGCCTAcaggatgggaggaggagggagaataTCGGCCACTCCATCCGTTATAAGCCTTCCTCGTCTCTTGCATACTCGCTGCACATCAAAGAGGAGGCCGATCTGGAGAGCGACCCAGAGTCACCTCTCAGCCATAACCAGGGCTCCAGACCCACTGACCTTTTCAGAAATGGATCTGCTTCCCGGAATTCCAAAACCCATTTTGGGGCCCTCGTCAAGCTCAAAACCAACAGTGAGGCTACTGAGCGCCTTAAAGACATACCCAGGTTGTTGGAAGCTGCCGGACTTTTGACAAAGTCACTTGCCTATGAGAAAGGAAACCTCCAGGAGGCATGCAGAGACCGCAGCCTCTCCCTTTCTCAGTCACCATCTTTCGACCTCAAGATTCCCCAGGTGCGGGTTTTGTCCACAGGAACAGACCAATCTTGGGATTCCCTGTCCACCGAGTATTCAGGTTCGCTTTGTGAGAACGGTGTGGGAAAGGCACTTTGTTCCATTCTACCCAGGCAGATCCAGAAAAAGAGCAGTGGAGGGCTTAGTAGCTCAGGTTTGGAGAAGGAATACTGGCCTTACGACACTGACCGCCAAGCCTTGGGGGTGAACTGCCCTCTGGATTCAGAGTCAGACCTAGGTAACAAGCAGCCAAGGAAGAAGCGCGGGCGATATCGACAGTACAACACGGAGCTGCTCGAAGAAGCTATTTTGGTGGTGATGGGTGGAAAAATGAGTGTGTCTAAAGCCCAGTCGATCTATGGCATTCCACACAGCACCCTGGAATACAAAGTAAAAGAACGAATGGGGACCTTGAAACATCCCCCCAAAaagaagctgaagctgatgaaCCAGATAGAGGAACAGGATGTTTCAAGGTCCCCAAAGAGGAAAGAATTCCAAAACTCCCAGCACATAGTTTCTGAGAAAAATGAGAGTCCATCTGAAGAGAATGGGAATGATCTCCATGATGGAAACCTCTCCTCAAATGAGTGA